One region of Patescibacteria group bacterium genomic DNA includes:
- the eno gene encoding phosphopyruvate hydratase — translation MTKIKEIKSREILDSRGNPTLETKIILENGVWAKASVPSGASTGIHEAWELRDGDEKRYEGKGVLKAVENVNTKINKALSGFDVGDQKNIDQTMIDLDGSENKKNLGANAILSVSMAAARTAALDRGVELYEHLADVFELDKNFKIPTPSFNIFNGGSHADTNLDFQEFMILPLRDTSVAEKIRMGAEIFHELGRVLKKAGMDTDVGNEGGYAPDIYSSVQAIELIIAAIINAGFKPGEDIGLGMDVGASEFYNRENKKYIFKLDQSQFTKNDLIGLYNEWFRKFPIIAIEDGLEQDDWEGWRELNKELGGHMLLIGDDLFVTNIKRLRQGLKEKAANALLVKPNQVGSITETVECVLLAQKHGLKTMASHRSGETTDTFIADLSVALGTDYIKSGSLSRSERLAKYNRLMEIEMKLKGEF, via the coding sequence AAAATAAAAGAAATAAAATCACGAGAAATTCTAGATTCGAGAGGAAATCCTACGCTTGAGACTAAGATAATTCTAGAAAACGGGGTTTGGGCAAAAGCTAGTGTACCATCAGGAGCCTCGACAGGTATTCATGAGGCCTGGGAGTTGCGTGATGGTGATGAAAAAAGATATGAAGGTAAGGGGGTCTTGAAAGCAGTGGAAAATGTAAATACAAAAATAAATAAAGCTTTGAGTGGATTTGATGTAGGTGACCAGAAAAACATAGACCAAACAATGATTGATTTAGACGGAAGTGAAAATAAGAAAAATCTTGGAGCAAATGCAATCCTTTCTGTCTCAATGGCCGCCGCAAGAACCGCCGCCTTGGATAGGGGAGTAGAACTGTATGAGCATCTAGCGGATGTGTTTGAACTTGATAAAAATTTTAAAATACCAACTCCTTCATTTAATATATTTAATGGAGGGTCGCATGCAGATACAAATCTTGATTTTCAAGAATTTATGATTTTACCACTTCGTGATACTAGTGTTGCCGAAAAGATTAGAATGGGGGCGGAAATTTTTCATGAATTAGGTAGGGTTCTAAAAAAAGCTGGCATGGATACTGATGTTGGAAATGAAGGTGGCTATGCTCCTGATATTTATTCTTCAGTTCAGGCTATAGAATTAATAATAGCCGCAATTATAAATGCTGGATTTAAACCAGGAGAGGATATTGGTCTTGGAATGGATGTTGGTGCTTCCGAATTTTACAACCGAGAAAATAAAAAATATATTTTCAAATTAGACCAATCTCAATTCACCAAAAATGATTTAATTGGTCTTTATAATGAATGGTTTAGAAAGTTTCCTATAATTGCCATTGAAGATGGTCTCGAACAAGATGATTGGGAAGGCTGGCGAGAGCTAAATAAGGAACTAGGAGGACATATGCTCTTGATAGGTGATGACTTATTTGTGACAAATATAAAAAGACTAAGGCAGGGTTTAAAAGAAAAAGCGGCTAATGCCTTGCTTGTAAAACCAAATCAAGTTGGGAGCATAACGGAAACTGTTGAATGTGTTTTGCTTGCTCAGAAACATGGATTGAAAACAATGGCTTCTCATAGGAGTGGTGAGACTACGGATACTTTTATTGCGGATTTGTCAGTTGCCCTGGGGACTGACTATATAAAATCTGGATCTTTGTCTCGAAGCGAGAGGCTTGCTAAGTACAATCGTTTAATGGAAATTGAAATGAAATTAAAAGGAGAATTTTAA